AGGTCCGCGCGCAGGCCCTGGTCGAAGGTGCGCGGCAGATACACCGGGCCGACGTCCTGGGCGGTGGAGGGGTACTGCGAGGCCACCGGAGCCTGCACCCCGAACGTCCTCGGCGTCCAGTCGGCAAGCCTGCGGAATTGGGCGGATAGAACTCGATCCACAGCCATGATGCGCTCATCCTGCGAGCTGGTGAGCATGAATGCGGCTTCGGGCTCCTGCGGGTCTTCGGCAAGGTCCACGAGGCCTTCACGCCGGAGTGCAGCCTGCTCGAACAGCGCGTCTTCCAACAGTGTGCGTGCGCGCTCCCAGGCTCTCAGGTCGAAGGCGCTGTCGGGCAGGCTTCGGCGGCGCTGCGCGTGGTCGCGACACCGCTGAACGTACAACTCGACGAAGGCCTCCGCGGGCGCCCGGGAGCCGACGCCCCGCTCCTTCGCCGAAATCGTCTTGACGCTGAAGTCTGCGGCCTCGGGGCTTGCCACCTGTCTCTGTGACAGGCCTGAACCGCGCCGCAGCGCCAGCAGTTTCAACCCGAACGCGATCAGCAGCTCGTTCTTGGTCTCTGCGACCACCGCGGCTCCTGTTCCAGAGCGAATCCAGAGGTGGATCTCTGGATAGGTGGTGACGTGCTGCTCTTCCCGGGCCGTCCAGAGCGACTGCCAGGATCTCACGCGCCTATCAAGGCAGGTCCGAGATTTGGAGCAGCTCGCCGACGTTCCGAGGGCCGGAGCACAGCGCGGGTGACTCGGGAGGTCCTGGTGCTCAGCGCACTCAAGTTTCTCGGCATCGCCGGGGTGTTGGCGATCTTCGTTCTGGATGCCGTGCTGGCCGGCGTCATCGTGGGCCTGGTCGAGTGGCACGACCACTACCGTGTCACCAGGGCGATCCTGCGCGGCTTGAAGGCTTTCGCCGCCGCGATCGGCCTGCAGATTGGCCTTGCCACGTTCATCGCACTGCTCGTGAAGATCCTTTTCCTCTAGCGAGGGGGAACCCGGAACGCCCTGGGGCGCGCATCAAGTGGATGCGCGCCCCAGGGCGTTTTCCGTGCGTGTGCGCCGCGACCCGCGCCAGCGCTTCCGAAGAAGGCCGCAGCCTACGGGGGTCCGGGCGCGCGCCCGCCGGTCAGGCGGGCTCGAGGAGGTCGACGACGGAGAGCCCGGTCTCGCCGTTGACGAGCTTGAGCGCGACTTCGGCGCGGGCCGCGAGGTCGAGCGGGTCGAGGTCTTCGGCGTACGCGGCGTGCACGATGCGGTCCAGGCCTGCGCCGACCAGCGGGGCGGCGGTGCGCAGGGATGCCTCCAGGGCCACGCCTTGAGGGGCGCCGCCGTGCAGGACGATGTTCCGCGTCCGGTAGAGCCTGCGCAGCGCGATCCGGAAGGCCCCGGCGACGTCTCCAAGCACCGGGCGGGGGTTCTGGACCAGGTCGGCCATCCGCTGGGCAGCGGGCCGGTCACTGTACTTGGTGGAGGCCCCGGTGAAGTCCAGAGCGGAGGCACCGCCCGAATGCAGTGCGTCGGCTGCCAGGCGGGCGCGCTCTTGGTTCGTGGTGCAGGCCGCGATGTTCCGGGCGAGATCGTTCCTCGTACGGGGTTTGTGGTGGTGCGCGAGGGCGGTGAGCTCGGCGCGGGGCCATGAGCAGGCGATGATGGCGGCCTTTCTTCTTGCCCGAACACCTTCGGTGAGACCCGGGCCCGCTGGTACCGTCGCTCGTATGGACCAGAACGGACGCCAGGTTCCGCCCTTCGCGGCAGAGGAATACGCGCGCGTCGAGGCGGCCGCCCACCTCGCCGGCAAATCCCCGGAGGACTTCGTCCGCGACGCGGCGCTCAAGGCTGCCGACGACCCGTTCCTCAAGGCCCTCGGTAGGACCCGCGACCGCGTTCCGCAGCTTGCCGAGGTCTTCGCCGCGCAGGACACCCAGGCCGCCGACACCAGCGCTGCCTGGCCTGACCCCGCTCCCATGGGCAGCCGCGACCTGCGCGAGAGCCAGCAGCACGGTCACGCCGCGTGACGCGGTTCCTCAGCACACAAGAGCTTCTGCAGATCGCACAGACCCTCCCGGGCGACCCGGCCTGTCTCGACCTGGGGGTGCTGGACGCCGTCTGCGCCCGGGTCCAGTCCCACTACATGGGCCGCGACGTGTACGCCAGCGACTGGCTCAAGGCCGCGGCCATGCTGGAAACGATCGCGTTGCACGAGCCGCTTGAGGCGAAGAATGAATTCTTCGCGTGGCTGGCCGCCGAGACCTTCCTCAACACCAATGGCCAGTACCTGAACTACGAGCCGGAGGAAGCCCTCGCGCTCGTCATGCGGGCGAAACACAAGGGCGCCCGGGTCCAAGAAGTCGCCGCACAACTGCGCGACTGGTCAACCGGCTGATACCCGCGGCCGCAGCCGGGTCTACCCCTTCTCGTCATCGTCAGGCACGGCGAACGTGATGGCTTGCTCGTTCTCCGCTTTCTGCGCGGCACTCAGGCGCTCGATCTTGTACTTCTCGTCCAGGACCTTGGCCTTCAGCCCCCAGGACAGAGCGCGGGCCCGCATTCCGTTGTCCCCGGTGACTACCGTGACCGGGGCCGGGGCGATGGCCTGCTGCAGATAGCAGGCGCGCGCGACGATCTCGTCGTCGTTGTTCGGCAGCCGTACGTGCCAGGGCTCGTCCCGCAGGACGTCGATGACGGTCTCCCCGTTGTTGACGACTGCCCGGCCATCCGTCTCGATCTGGGTGAGGACCTGTTCCAGGAGCACAAAGACGGCGCGCGCTCGCTTCCGGACGCTGGTGTCATGCGTGTCGTACGGCTTCTTGTCGATTTCGTCGATCACGACGTGCGGAATCACCACGGAGGTGTCGGCGCCGTAGATCCGCTGCCACGGGATCTTGTCGAAGCGCATATAGTGCAACAGGTGGTTGGTGTCCAGTACCACCGTCCGCACACGGTGGCGGCTGAAGCACTCTTGAATCCGCCGCAGTTCGTTGGCCAACTCCATGAAATAGGTGCGGAGTTCCTGTAGTTCGGTATGCATCAGGTTGGCGTGCCGGTCTGCACTGAACCGACGGTGCATGATCGCGTCGTAGCGGTCGCCCCGAAGGCGGCCTGCCACCGACCGGTCGGCGAACATCTCCAGCAGCTCGGTCCCGGCCTTAAGAACCCGTCTCTGAACCTCTACTGAGGTGCTTCTGCCTCATCGGATGGTTGGACGCACGGAGTTCGCTTGGTTCACTCGCCGGTGGTTTTGCGCTGCTCCAACTGGATGTTTCTGGGGTGTGCGCTAACTCAGGGATCCTGATCCAGAGCACGCTGAGGCGGACAGGTGTATCTCCCATGAAGAGGTGGATTCGTGCGTTCTCGCTCGAAGGCATGGCGTGTTCTGACCGTCCTGGGTCTGGCGGCTGCTGCGATGGGGCCGCTCACCGCAGCCCAGGGGGCCCAGTCGTCCTCGATCGAAAGTGGTGCGACGTACGAGATCCGGAGTCAGGCGTCCGGCAAGTGCCTCGATGTGAAGGACGCGAGCGAGGCGGACGGCGCGTCGATCGTCCAGTGGACCTGTAACGGAGGGACCAACCAGCGGTTCGTACTCTTCCAAGAGGCCAACGGGTACTGGTCATTCCAGACGTTCGCCCACAAGTTCCTCGCGGTGAAGGACATCGAGAACGCGATGGACGGCTCGCCGATCACCCAGATCCCCCAAAGCGGCACAACGGAAGCCAACTCGACCTTTGACATCGTGTGGGATGGCAGCGCCGCCGACGTCTACCGGATCGGGGTGCCGGCCAACGACGCCAACAGGTTCTTCGACGTGAAGGACGGCAGCCAGGCGGACGGCGCGCCGATTATCCAGTACGTGCACACCGAGGGGCCCAACCAACTGTTCAAGGTGGTCAAGGTCGCGTAGTCGCTTATCGGCATCGGACCTGCACCAGCGCCAGCCGAGACTCGTCTTGCCCATCCAAGTCCAAGTCGGGCGGGGCGGGCTCGTGACTTGCGCCGCTCCATGGCGCACAATTCGCGCCTCCTTCGCTACTTTGCGTGACGAGGTTCGTTATTGCTGTCGTTCGCCGTTCAGGATCTGTACTCAAGGAGCTGTCTGATGCTGCGCAAGGTCGTTGTCTGTGCTGTGGCGGTGCTGGGTTCAGCCGCCCTGAACGCGGTACCCGCGACCGCCATCGTCGGCGGGAGCCCCGCCACGCCGGAATCCGCTCCCTACCAGGTCAGCGTGCAGTTGGAAGGCTGGCACGGGAAGTCCCACGTGTGCGGCGGCTTCTTGCTCGGTGCGAACAAGGTGATCACCGCCGCCCACTGCGTCGACGGTGCCGCCCCCTCCAAACTGGAGGTGAAATGGGGCGGGCTGAACCGTGACAAGCTGCCGATGGCGAGCTCGGTCACCAAGATCAGCATTCACCCGCAGTACACCTCCGTCGGCCTGGCCAACGACGTCGCGGTTCTGACCCTCTTCAAGACGGCTACCGAGGCCGACGGCGTCAAGTTCGCACATCTGGCCACCAGCGACCCCGCAACCGGCGCGGATGTCACCGTCACGGGCTGGGGCCGCAACCAGCGCGACAGCACGAACGTGCCCCAGCAGCTCCAGGCTGCGCAACTGCCAGTTCTGAACCGGGACTCCTGCGCCGGCGTCTACACCGAGCCCGGCGCACCCTTCGACACCACAGGCAGGTTCTGCGCTGGCCCGGCAGGCGGCGAGCAGGCTGTCTGCAACGGCGACGCGGGCGGCCCCGCGGTCCTGAACGGCGTCGTCGTCGGCATCACCTCCGGCGGCGGCCCCGGATGCGCCAAGCCTTCCCTCTTCAGCAGCGTCGCGTACTTCAAGCCGTGGCTCGAGTCGCAGTGAGCCACCGTCAGACCCGTACGCGAGACGCCTCGGACCGGCTGTGCCAGTCCGAGGCGTCTCGCCGGCGCCCGCTGCAGGAGGCAGTACCGGGACTACTTCACGCACATAGCGAACGCGCGTGCTGTACTACCACTTCCACCAGCCGCACCGCTCCGACCCGAGCGTGCCCGAGTACGGGCTATGGATGAGCAAGGTCTACGACGCCTGGCTCGCCCGGCCCGAGTACCAGCACAGCATCCGGATGCTGGAGGACATCGTGGCCCTCAGCTCTGGAGTGCGCGGTTCGGTGGAGACTCTCGGCCTGGCCCCGCCGACGAGCGTCGTGATCGAGTCCGACGGCTCCATCGAGGCTGTGGACACCCTGCGGTCGGTCGAGGAGGGCGCCACCTGGCTCGGGCTCGACGTCCTCCGCCACTCCTTCGATGAAGCGCTGTCGCATCCGAAGCTGCTGCACCGACAGCACGGCAAGGAAGCGCTCGCCGAGCAGTGCCGCGCCTGCCCACTCGTGGACGTGTGCGGCGGTGGCTACCTTCCGCACCGCTTCAGCGAAGCCCAAGGCTACCGGAACCCGTCTGTCTACTGCGCGGACCTGGAGTACCTCATCCGACACGTCCAGGGCTCCCTACGGCAGCACGGCTGGAACGCGTATGCGCAGGCCGCCTCGCCGCCGTAGACGCGTGTGCCGTACCGCCAGGAGGGGATCACGCGCTGGAACGAACGAGTGCAGCAGTGACCGAAGCTACCGAGGAATGACAGGAGGCGCCGATGAGCGTGACGATCCGCCCTGCGGAGAAGCGGGACGTCCCGGCCATGGCCGAGCTGATCGAGGAGATCGAGCGGTTCTACGGTGCGACCGACACCGACATCCAGCCACTGGAGGAACGCCGAACCCAGGTCGAAGAGGCGCTGTTCGGCTCGCCGCCGCTGGCTTCCGCGTTGCTCGTCGAGGACGAGACCGGGGACATCGTCGGACTCGCCGCGTATTCCTTCCTCTGGCCGGCCGCCGGCTCCTCGCACTCCCTGTTCCTGAAGGAGCTCTACGTCCGCGACACCCTGCGTCGGCAGGGCACCGGTGCTCGCCTCATGGACGAACTCCGTGCCATCGCCGCAGGGCGCCCCGGGTGCAGCCGCGTGGAATGGATGACCGACAGTGACAATCCGGGAGCACGGGCCTTCTATAAGTCACTTGGGTTCGCCGAGTTCGATGGGAAGATCGTCTACCGGGTCGACTCCGGCACGGCGTGAGGGTGGTACGAGGTCAGTGGAAGTGGAGCGCTGCGACGAGTGCGGCGGCAAGATCGTCATCGGGCTCGGATGCGAGTGTCCGCCGGGCTCGTCGGCGTCGGCGTCGGCGACCCCACGTTCGGTGCGTACGTTCGTGAGGACGGAGTGGCGTACTCACCCGGAGGACACGATCCTGATCTCTCCTGCCCAGTGCGCGCACAGACCGGGATGGTGCGACCACGTGACCGAGGACGACGTACAGCCGCCGCGCTGGGGGTGGATCCCGAATCCTCCGCCCGGGCTCTGGGAGCGGTTGAGCAGTGCTTCTCCGGCGACCGCCACCGCGGGCAACCCCAGGCGGCGAGCCGTGCGACGGTGCACCACCTGTGAGGCGAACCTCGCGCCGAGTTGACCACCGTGCTGCAACATCGCTCTGTTCTCGCTTCGGTGGGCGCGGCCTCACCCGTCGACGGCCGCGCCCGCCCGCGTCAGGATCAGTAGCTGATGACGAGCCGCACGGAGGGCCGGTTGATCACGGCTCCGTCGGCGAGGTCGCTGTCCGGTGTGTCCGCGGGGTAGGCCGTGACGACGGGTTCGGCGGTCCGGGCCGCGCCCCAGGCGCGGATCTGCGCGCAGATCCGCTCGGCGAGACCGGCGCCGGCCGGGCCATAGCCGACGGCTCCCAGCCGGAACCGGGGTTCAGTCTCGGGGTCTTCGGCGGTCCGCTCCAGGGTGAGGTACGCGATGGAGTCCCCCTCGACGAGGGCGGGGCTCAGGGCAGGTGAGGCGGGCCGGTGGAGACCGGCCTCCATTGCTGCGGGCTTCACGGTGATGCGGCAGGTCACTCGCTCCGTGGCGCTCAGCCGTAGCCAGACGCCGTCGAACGACTCGACGGGGCCGACCATCACATCGGTCCAAGCGACCGACTTCGGTCGGGTGAGCGCGTCGCGAAGGAGTTCCGGGGCGATGGACTGGTCCTCGTCCCAGTAGAGCCTGACGAGCCGGTCGTCGTCGATGTAATCGTTCCGCTCCCCGTCCTGGCCGATCACCGGGAGGAAGCCGCACATCTTGACGGAGTCGGACCGCATCAGCCCCTCCTCGCGTTGGAAGGCCACGGCCCTGGAGAGCCCGCGCCACCGCAGCGGGACCACGAGGCGTCCGCCGACGACGAGCTGGTCCCACCAGGCGCCGGGGAGATCCCACATGCCGACCGTGGCGATCATTCGGTCGTACGGGCTGAACTCAGGGGCGCCGAGGGCGCCGTCCCTCGTGACCACGCGAACGTCTTCGTATCCGTTCGCGTCCAGAGCCCGGCGGGCGTAGACGGTCACGTCGGGGGCGACGTCGCACGTGGTGACCTGTCCAGACTTCCCTGTGAGGTGCTTGAGCAGGGCGGCGTTGTAGCCGGTGCCCGCCCCGATCTCGAAGACGTTGTCGCCTTCGCGGACGGCGAGCTGGACCAGCATGAAGTGCACGACATCGGGCTGGGAGGCGCAGCTCAGCGGGAGTGCGTCCTCGTCGGGGTTCTCCTTGATCGTCACGCTCTTGTTGGCGTACGCCTCCTCGATGGGCGCGTCGGGGAGGAAGGCGTGGCGGGGTACGGTCCGCATGGCGGTCTCGACGCGTGCGTCGTGGAGGCCGGAGAGGTCCTCTTTCAGGATGGCGTCGACCAGGCGGTTGCGCAGGTCCTCGGGGGAGGCGCCAGTGGTGGTGTTCATCGCGTCCTTTCGGAAGGTGCCCGGCTGTGCGTACGGCAGGGGTAGATCGTTCTCATTTGTTCTGGTGTGCGGATGCGGTTCGCGGCGTCACCCTGTCAGGAGCAGGCAGCGGTCCCAGGGGGCGGTGATCGCCGTGTTGACGGGGTCGGTGAGACGGACCAAATGGATGCCTGCCGTGCCGTCCATCAGGCCGGCGCCGTCCGGCAGTCCGTGGTGGTCCAGGTGCTTGTTGAGCCGGACGTTGAGGCGGCGTAGGTGCGACGCGAGTTCGTCGTCGAGGGCGTCGGCGGCGGCACGGGAGACGGTCTGTATGAGCCCCGCCCAGCCGTGGCAGAGGGAGGCGTCGGTGAGCTGGGCGAGCTGCTGGTCGTCGGCCAGACATCCGGCCAGGGCCTGCTCGGCTTGCCGTTGCCGGTCACGGTCGCCGAGGGCGAGGCCGGCGAGTTGTTGGGCGCGGACGATGCCGGGGGTGCCGTAGCACCAGGACGGGCGTCTCGGTCCTGGACGCTGGAGTTCGCCGCGTCGGTGTTCGGCTCGGGTGATCAGGTCCGGCCACCAGGCGTGCGAGTCGGTGCCGTTGCGCCACCGGTCGAGCCAGTCGCAGATCCGGGTGATGGCTTGCGTCTGTCCGGGCACCCAGTGGTGGTGTCGCAGGGCCGTGGCCAGCAATGCCAGCGGTCCGGTGATGCCGTGGGCGAGGCCGAAGTTGCCGTGTCCGCCGGGCCATCGCGGCGTCGGTCGCAGATCGGGGCTGTCTCCCGTCCACCAGCCGGGCAGATGTTGCGCCTCGGTGGTGATCGGTTCCGTCAGCCGCGCCAGGTAGGCGAGGACGTCCCGCAGCTCCGTCTTGTGGCCGCGGTGCAGGTGGTACACGCCCAGCCCGGTCAGGCCGCTGATGAGGTCGAACTCGCCCAGGGTGGGCAACGCGCCGCGATCGATGCGGGCGTGTGCCCGCTGGAGTCGATGGCGTGTGACGTCGGCGAGGTGTGTGTCCAGGGTCGCCAGGGCGCGCGTGGCGGTGTTCGTGTGCGTGAAGCTGAGGACGTACGCGACGGCCGGGGCGCCCTCGTACAGACCGCATGCTTCGGCGGCGGCCTGGATAGGGCCCTTGAGCATGGCGGCGGCCCACGGCCGGAGCGCGTCCCGGTCCTCTTCGCCGGTGTGGGCCCTGACGGCGTGCAGCAGGGCGACTCCCGCCGCGCCGGAGTACAGCGACTGCCCCCAGCCGGGCCCGGTGGGTGTGGGCGGCGCGTCGTAGTTCATCAGCGGCTCTCCCCCGGCCAGGCGGCCCATGCGACGGCGGACTGACGGGCAAGGCGGCGGCAAAGCCTCTCGTCCTCCCGGTCCAGACCCCGCAGGCGGTTGTGGTGCATGTGCAGCAAGGATTCCAGGACGGAGTCGAGGTCCATGCTCTCGGCGAGGCCCTCGCGATACAGCGCCAGGGCCACGGCGCGACGGTGCCACGCTTGGGCGACCTCTTCGCCCCAGCACCGGGCATGAGGCGTAGCGCGGCGAACGAGTTCGATGGCCTGGTCGCTGACGCCTCGCTCGACGCGAGCCGGAGGCGCGGGCCGGTTCGCCAGCCACCTCATGCCCTCGTCGGGGCCGAGCAAGCCGCAGGCAATGTCCACCATGCCAACCGCGGCCAGCGCCCGTCCGTCGACACCGCCGCCCTGCAAGGCGGCGAGGGCGTAGGCCGAGTCGGCCGTGAACACCGCCTCGGCACAGCGCAGGGCGGCGCCTGGGCCGTAACGGCCGATCTCGGGGGTGTACGTGTCGAACACCAGCCTGCTGATGAGCCCTTCGCGGCGCAGGCCGGCGGCCCATCCGGCGACGAGCTCGGTGCAGGCGGCGTGCTGTCCGGGGCTGCCGGTGCGGATGCGCAAGCGGAGGTGGTCGAGGTCGTGCGGGGTGCGGTAGCGGATGAACCACCACTCGGGTGTACCTGGGAGTTGGAGCACGAGCCGCGCGAGGTGCGTGCCGATCAGCTCCTCGAACTGTTCTGGGTGGCTGTAGATCTTGGCGTTCAGCCAGGGTGCCTGCACCGCCCCTGGTACGGGTCCGAGGGTGCTGTTGGTGAGCACGGGGAGGAAGCCGGAGAGCGGGTCGGGTATCGGTCGGCGGGTGCTGGTCATCGGCAGGGCGATCTCGTGGACGTGGCCGCCGATCCAGCCGTAGGTCTCCTCGGCCGGCGCCTCCGTCAGCACGGCATGGCCTTCCCGGTCCAGGTGGGCACGCAGGACGGTGGCGTGTGCGGGCACGTCGAGTTGGAGCCGACGTGTCCGGTCGTCCTCCCGCAGCTCGACGGCACCGTGGCAGTGCCACCGCTTCCGCCACCGGCCGAGGCGATCGGTCCACTCCCGCATGTCCGCGGCGCGGCTTGGAAGGTCGTCGGCGGTCAGGTTCCAGCGACTGGGAGAGAGGATCACGCGCCCGTAGCGGACGCGAGGCAGGAACGGCAGCCGTGCGCCGTGCGGCCCCCAGTCGAAGCCGGTCCAGGCAGGCCCGAAGGAGCGGGTCAGGTGGGCCAGGAACCTGGCCAGGGGCGGGGGTTGCTTGTCCAGGGCCATGGCGTGGAAGACCTGCGGGTCCACCAAGCGGCGGCGGGAGATGCTGACCAGGTACAGCCGGGTGTGCGTGGCCGTGACCGCGAGGTCGTCGACGTCGATGAGCGTCGTAGAGGTGTCGTCGGGGCTGCGGTGTTCGCCCAACGGGATCACGTGTGGGAGATAAGCGGGGATGCGGGCGACGTTCTCCGTGTGCGGGTACAGCGGCGGGAAGGACAGCTGCGCGGTCAGCGCGTTCTCGACGCCCGTGGGAACTTGGCGGTAGACCTCGTCGAGTCCCGTGCCGGTGGCGACCGGAGTGAACCGGGAGGTGAGTGTGCCCGCGGCACGGGCCGGTGTCACCGTGAGCGTGAAGTCCCCGTCCTCCAGGGCGGACAGGCTGTCGGCGTGCAGGCGCGCGCACATCTCCACGTGGGGCGGTACCTCCTGCCCGGTCGGCGCATCGCCGGCCAGGCGGTCAATCAGGTCGTCGGTGAGGACGATCTCTCTGCTGCCGTCGGCCAGTGCCTGCCAGGCCAGAGCCAGCAGCGCCTCGTCACGCTCGGAGACTGTCGGGGGCGGTGCGGTCATGCGGCTGCCGGGGTACTCGGCTGGATAGCCGAGCCCGGACGCCGGGTCGACGACCTCCTTCACCGGAACGAGCGTGCCGGTGCCATACCGCTCCCAGAACGCGACCTGGTACTCCTTCCACACGCCCTGGCCCGCCGGTCGGCGCGTGAGCCGCAGTAGAGCATCGGCAGCCCTTTCCATCTCCTGCGCGACGCTCTCGGGGATCCGTACCTCGGCGTCCAGCCTCAGGTCGACGGCCAAGGGGCTTCGGCCCGCGTCGGAGAGCCCACGCAGTCGACCCGTGAGTTCCTCCCGAGCCGGGCCTTGCGCGCTCGCCGGGCGCCGGTTGTGCTCGTGTACGGCGCATTGCACAGCTTCCAGTTCGTGCAGAACCTGCGCGACCTGCGGCACCGCGCCCGCGTCTGCGCCGTGCAGCCGCTGGATCAGGTGGGACAGCGGATCGGTGTTGGTCATCGGCGCGCGCAAGCTGGTGATCAGGAATTTCTCGCGCACCAGCGCGCCGAGCAGTGTGCGGATGTTCTGCGGCTCGGTTCGGGGGAAGGAGGCGGCCAACTGCTCGGCGAGGGCGGCGAATCGGACCGGCCCGCCCGCGAGGCGCTCGATCACGCGTACCGCACTGGTGCGCCGGACGGTGGCCCCCATCTGTCCGCCGTGCGGGACATGCAGCCGTCCGCCGCGGCGCGCCGCCAGGTTGTTCAGGACGACATCCAGGCGCTCCAGCAGGATCGGGCACGCCTCCAGGCGGACGATGACGTCGTCCAGCCACTCGGTGTCCACCCGCGCCACGGCCTGGTGTGCGTCTCCCCACCTCACGTGCGGCGTCGAACCCACGCTGGCCGCGGTGACTCCCGCGAAGAGGCCGAACGGCGTCGGTCGCCCGCCGGCGCGCAACAAGTATCGGACGGTGGCCATGGCGGCGCGCCGGACCTGCTTGGAGCGTGTCGGCTGCCCGGCGCAGATCGCGTCGACCCGCGTGGCGAGATCGCCGCTCGCCTGCCGGACGGCGTCGGCGAACCGCGCATCGGCCCAGACCTGCCTCAGCCACCTGCCGCACGCCTCTGTGTCGGACGGGTCAGGCCACCATGTCGGCAGACGCGTCAGCGGCATCTCGGCGGCCCGGAGCAGTGCCGCGCCTGTGTGCTGGTAGAGCTTTCCGTCGCTTCCCATCCCCATGCCTCCGCCGTCAGTGCTGTGAACGAGCGGGGCCGGGGGCGGCAGCGCCCCCGACCCCGTGCACGGGCCGTCGTCAGACGGCGCTGGCGCAGGACGAGGCGCAGGAGGCCGCGCACCCGTCGCCGGTGCCGCACGCCTTGGGGAGCAGGTCGGCGCCGATCTCCGTGACGATGGTCAGGTCGATGTCGAACGGGTCGGCGGGCGCCTCGGGGGCGGCCGTCGCAGCGGACGCCCCGGTGGTGGCCGTTGTGATCGGGGTGAGCATGGTTGCGGTCATCGCACTTCCTCTCTGTCGGAAGGTTCCGAACGGTTCGTCGCGCCGCCCGGCCTGCGTATGGATTGCCGCAGGGCCGGGTTTCTGCGTTCGCACCTTGGGTGCGGCCCCTCTCCGGTTGACCGGATTCCGTGGAAGACATGGATTCGGAGCATCCGGAGAGGGGGGCGAGGACACGGGCCGGGGCTACCGGAACTGGCCCGCGTAGAGCGTGGTCAACGTTGTGCCGGTCACCAGGACGGGCAGGAACAGCACCTGGAAGGTGCCGAAGCCGAACCGACCGACGTACGTCGCCGGATGCCGCAGCACCCATCCGGCCTGGCCGAGCAGCTGCAGGAGCGACCGTTGCCGCATCCGGGCCATCACGCCGCCGACCTCCGTGCGACCGTGGCGCCTGCGGCATCGACGACCGCCCACGGTGTCGTGATCAGCGCTCCGGTCCGAGC
This is a stretch of genomic DNA from Streptomyces sp. NBC_00285. It encodes these proteins:
- a CDS encoding integrase, catalytic region, whose product is MADLVQNPRPVLGDVAGAFRIALRRLYRTRNIVLHGGAPQGVALEASLRTAAPLVGAGLDRIVHAAYAEDLDPLDLAARAEVALKLVNGETGLSVVDLLEPA
- a CDS encoding fic family toxin-antitoxin system, toxin component, which encodes MTRFLSTQELLQIAQTLPGDPACLDLGVLDAVCARVQSHYMGRDVYASDWLKAAAMLETIALHEPLEAKNEFFAWLAAETFLNTNGQYLNYEPEEALALVMRAKHKGARVQEVAAQLRDWSTG
- a CDS encoding PIN domain-containing protein — encoded protein: MFADRSVAGRLRGDRYDAIMHRRFSADRHANLMHTELQELRTYFMELANELRRIQECFSRHRVRTVVLDTNHLLHYMRFDKIPWQRIYGADTSVVIPHVVIDEIDKKPYDTHDTSVRKRARAVFVLLEQVLTQIETDGRAVVNNGETVIDVLRDEPWHVRLPNNDDEIVARACYLQQAIAPAPVTVVTGDNGMRARALSWGLKAKVLDEKYKIERLSAAQKAENEQAITFAVPDDDEKG
- a CDS encoding RICIN domain-containing protein, producing MRSRSKAWRVLTVLGLAAAAMGPLTAAQGAQSSSIESGATYEIRSQASGKCLDVKDASEADGASIVQWTCNGGTNQRFVLFQEANGYWSFQTFAHKFLAVKDIENAMDGSPITQIPQSGTTEANSTFDIVWDGSAADVYRIGVPANDANRFFDVKDGSQADGAPIIQYVHTEGPNQLFKVVKVA
- a CDS encoding serine protease, with the translated sequence MLRKVVVCAVAVLGSAALNAVPATAIVGGSPATPESAPYQVSVQLEGWHGKSHVCGGFLLGANKVITAAHCVDGAAPSKLEVKWGGLNRDKLPMASSVTKISIHPQYTSVGLANDVAVLTLFKTATEADGVKFAHLATSDPATGADVTVTGWGRNQRDSTNVPQQLQAAQLPVLNRDSCAGVYTEPGAPFDTTGRFCAGPAGGEQAVCNGDAGGPAVLNGVVVGITSGGGPGCAKPSLFSSVAYFKPWLESQ
- the haaN gene encoding cyclophane-containing RiPP N-acetyltransferase HaaN, with translation MSVTIRPAEKRDVPAMAELIEEIERFYGATDTDIQPLEERRTQVEEALFGSPPLASALLVEDETGDIVGLAAYSFLWPAAGSSHSLFLKELYVRDTLRRQGTGARLMDELRAIAAGRPGCSRVEWMTDSDNPGARAFYKSLGFAEFDGKIVYRVDSGTA
- the fxlM gene encoding methyltransferase, FxLD system, with amino-acid sequence MNTTTGASPEDLRNRLVDAILKEDLSGLHDARVETAMRTVPRHAFLPDAPIEEAYANKSVTIKENPDEDALPLSCASQPDVVHFMLVQLAVREGDNVFEIGAGTGYNAALLKHLTGKSGQVTTCDVAPDVTVYARRALDANGYEDVRVVTRDGALGAPEFSPYDRMIATVGMWDLPGAWWDQLVVGGRLVVPLRWRGLSRAVAFQREEGLMRSDSVKMCGFLPVIGQDGERNDYIDDDRLVRLYWDEDQSIAPELLRDALTRPKSVAWTDVMVGPVESFDGVWLRLSATERVTCRITVKPAAMEAGLHRPASPALSPALVEGDSIAYLTLERTAEDPETEPRFRLGAVGYGPAGAGLAERICAQIRAWGAARTAEPVVTAYPADTPDSDLADGAVINRPSVRLVISY
- a CDS encoding lanthionine synthetase C family protein is translated as MNYDAPPTPTGPGWGQSLYSGAAGVALLHAVRAHTGEEDRDALRPWAAAMLKGPIQAAAEACGLYEGAPAVAYVLSFTHTNTATRALATLDTHLADVTRHRLQRAHARIDRGALPTLGEFDLISGLTGLGVYHLHRGHKTELRDVLAYLARLTEPITTEAQHLPGWWTGDSPDLRPTPRWPGGHGNFGLAHGITGPLALLATALRHHHWVPGQTQAITRICDWLDRWRNGTDSHAWWPDLITRAEHRRGELQRPGPRRPSWCYGTPGIVRAQQLAGLALGDRDRQRQAEQALAGCLADDQQLAQLTDASLCHGWAGLIQTVSRAAADALDDELASHLRRLNVRLNKHLDHHGLPDGAGLMDGTAGIHLVRLTDPVNTAITAPWDRCLLLTG